One region of Blattabacterium cuenoti genomic DNA includes:
- the murC gene encoding UDP-N-acetylmuramate--L-alanine ligase — MNLNKINYFYFLGIGGIGMSSIAKYFHLIGKKVFGHDQNKTLLTKKLEKEGISINYNDSISFLPKCVLSKECLIVYTPAISNNNKQWIFLKKYGKNIKKRSQVLALITENELCIAIGGTHGKTTTCTLLGHILYSAGMKITAFLGGISENYKSNLLFNKKSKIFLVEADEFDHSFLYLSPNIACITSLDQDHIDIYPTKENLKKSYIDFSNRIKKPYRKIFLCKEESLRAKNSIYYSIIEKKVNYYSDHLCIKENKWYFDFHTPKETWTSLPLPIPGIHNLKNVTAALAISDYLKINKKEIKKALFLFKGIKRRFSIHYQKKKIYIDDYAHHPTEINALIHTVRKCFPKKKILGIFQPHLFSRTKFFEKFFVKSLEKLDILILLDIYPARENPINNVNSNNLLKKIKINYENKEISTLSKVLEKLKKKHFDIIITMGAGNIDTLILPITKWLNKQYRDEKK, encoded by the coding sequence ATGAACTTAAATAAAATAAATTATTTTTATTTTTTAGGAATAGGAGGGATAGGTATGAGTTCTATTGCTAAATATTTTCATCTTATTGGAAAAAAAGTTTTTGGTCATGATCAAAATAAAACTTTATTAACAAAAAAATTAGAAAAAGAAGGTATATCTATTAATTATAATGATAGTATAAGTTTTTTACCAAAATGTGTTCTTTCTAAAGAATGTTTAATAGTCTATACTCCAGCTATTTCTAATAATAACAAACAATGGATTTTTTTAAAAAAATATGGAAAAAATATAAAAAAACGTTCTCAAGTATTGGCTTTAATTACAGAAAATGAACTTTGTATAGCTATAGGAGGTACTCATGGAAAAACAACTACTTGTACATTATTAGGACATATTTTATATAGTGCAGGAATGAAAATTACTGCTTTTTTAGGAGGAATATCCGAAAATTATAAATCTAATCTTTTATTTAATAAAAAATCTAAAATTTTTTTAGTAGAAGCGGATGAATTTGACCATTCTTTTTTATATTTATCTCCTAATATAGCATGTATAACATCTTTAGATCAAGATCATATAGATATCTATCCTACAAAAGAAAACCTAAAAAAATCTTATATAGATTTTTCAAATAGAATAAAAAAACCATATAGAAAAATATTTCTTTGTAAAGAAGAATCTTTACGAGCAAAAAATTCTATTTATTATTCAATAATAGAAAAAAAAGTAAATTATTATTCGGACCATCTTTGCATAAAAGAAAATAAATGGTATTTCGATTTTCATACCCCTAAAGAAACATGGACTTCTTTACCATTACCTATTCCAGGAATACATAATCTAAAAAATGTAACAGCAGCATTAGCTATATCTGACTATCTAAAAATTAATAAAAAGGAAATAAAAAAAGCTTTATTCTTATTTAAAGGAATAAAAAGAAGATTTTCTATTCATTATCAAAAAAAAAAAATATATATAGATGATTATGCACATCATCCTACAGAAATAAACGCATTAATTCATACTGTAAGAAAATGTTTCCCAAAAAAAAAGATATTAGGAATTTTTCAACCACATTTATTTAGTAGAACTAAATTTTTTGAAAAATTTTTTGTAAAAAGTTTAGAAAAATTAGACATTTTAATTCTATTAGATATTTATCCAGCTAGAGAAAATCCTATTAATAATGTTAATTCCAATAATTTATTAAAAAAAATAAAAATAAATTATGAAAATAAAGAAATATCTACTTTATCCAAAGTTTTAGAAAAACTTAAAAAAAAACATTTTGATATTATTATTACAATGGGAGCTGGAAATATAGATACTTTAATCCTTCCTATAACAAAGTGGTTGAATAAACAATATAGAGATGAAAAAAAATAA
- a CDS encoding cell division protein FtsQ/DivIB, whose amino-acid sequence MISLFLFSQKTHKNRNLKKLSIIIDPFSKDHFVNKKIIKHILFYKKKKIEKKIGQLCILKIEKKLNNYPFIKKSEVFISVDGTLNINIWQKEPILRIKNGNKEYYITKNAEKLELSSFYSSNVILAKGIFSKKEKKYLVDLVKYINSDKLLKNQIISIKKNDENSFVLIPKIGNHHIILGSIKNFKKKLNKLKAFYKQYLNKININQYKSIDLQYTDQVVAKKR is encoded by the coding sequence ATGATATCACTTTTTTTATTTTCTCAAAAAACACATAAAAATAGAAACTTAAAAAAGTTAAGTATTATTATTGATCCATTTTCAAAAGATCATTTTGTAAATAAAAAAATTATTAAACATATTCTATTTTACAAAAAAAAAAAAATTGAAAAAAAAATCGGTCAATTATGTATATTGAAAATTGAAAAAAAACTAAATAATTACCCTTTTATAAAAAAATCTGAAGTTTTTATTAGTGTAGATGGAACCCTTAATATTAATATTTGGCAAAAAGAACCTATTTTAAGAATAAAAAATGGAAATAAAGAATATTATATAACAAAAAATGCGGAAAAATTAGAATTATCTTCTTTTTATTCCTCAAATGTTATTTTAGCGAAGGGTATTTTTTCAAAAAAAGAAAAAAAATATTTAGTTGATTTAGTCAAGTATATTAATTCTGATAAATTATTAAAAAATCAAATTATTAGTATAAAAAAAAATGATGAAAACTCATTTGTTTTAATTCCAAAAATAGGAAATCATCATATTATATTAGGTAGTATTAAAAATTTTAAAAAAAAATTGAATAAATTAAAAGCATTTTATAAGCAGTACCTAAATAAAATAAATATAAATCAATATAAAAGTATTGATTTACAATATACAGACCAAGTAGTCGCAAAAAAAAGATAA
- the ftsA gene encoding cell division protein FtsA, which yields MEYQDIAIGLDVGTTKIVAMVGRRNEYNKIEILGIGRSKSIGVHIGVVNNITQTIEAIREAVSEAEHSSGFKIKEVIVGIAGQHIRSLQHNDYITRLDFENVINQQDIQKLIDQVHKLVMLPGEEIIHVLPQEYKVDSQAEIGEPIGMYGSRLEANFHVVVGQISSIRNIGRCVKAAGLNLAGMTLEPLASAEAVLSTEEREAGVALVDIGGGTTDLAIFKDNIIRHTAVIPFGGNVITENIKTNCLIIERQAELLKIKFGSAWPGENKETEIVCIPGLRGRDPKEISLKRLSQIIHTRVCKILEQVNLEIKNYGNEEQKKRLIAGLVMTGGGSQLKHIRPLTEYITGMDVRIGYSNEYISGGENGLISNPEYATSIGLVIKGLDDKKKYLCTKDIIHKHEENHTSEVISTKFYKKNKSSYDDDSLKKKTNKKKSKSFLEIWADKFRQILNDTE from the coding sequence ATGGAATATCAAGATATAGCTATAGGTCTTGATGTGGGAACCACTAAGATTGTAGCTATGGTAGGAAGGAGAAATGAATATAATAAAATAGAAATACTAGGGATAGGAAGATCTAAAAGTATAGGCGTGCATATAGGAGTTGTGAATAATATAACTCAAACGATAGAAGCTATTCGAGAAGCTGTTTCTGAAGCAGAACATAGTTCTGGTTTTAAAATAAAAGAAGTTATTGTTGGAATAGCTGGACAACATATTAGAAGTCTACAACATAATGATTATATTACTAGATTAGATTTTGAAAATGTAATAAACCAACAAGATATACAAAAATTAATTGATCAAGTTCATAAATTAGTTATGCTACCTGGAGAAGAAATTATTCATGTTTTACCACAAGAATATAAAGTAGATAGTCAAGCAGAAATAGGAGAACCAATAGGAATGTATGGAAGTCGTTTAGAAGCTAATTTTCATGTAGTAGTAGGACAAATTTCTTCTATTCGTAATATTGGAAGATGTGTAAAAGCTGCAGGATTAAATTTAGCAGGAATGACTTTAGAACCATTAGCTTCTGCAGAAGCTGTATTAAGTACAGAAGAAAGAGAAGCTGGTGTAGCTTTAGTAGATATAGGAGGAGGAACTACAGATTTAGCTATATTTAAAGATAATATTATTCGTCACACAGCTGTCATTCCTTTTGGAGGAAATGTTATTACTGAAAATATTAAAACAAATTGTTTAATTATAGAAAGACAAGCAGAATTACTAAAAATAAAATTTGGATCTGCTTGGCCTGGAGAAAATAAGGAAACAGAAATTGTTTGTATACCTGGATTAAGGGGTCGTGATCCTAAAGAAATTTCTTTGAAACGTCTTTCTCAAATTATACATACACGAGTATGTAAAATTTTAGAACAGGTTAATTTAGAAATTAAAAATTATGGAAATGAAGAACAAAAGAAAAGACTCATAGCTGGTTTAGTTATGACAGGAGGAGGATCTCAACTGAAACATATTCGTCCTTTAACTGAGTATATTACTGGTATGGATGTACGTATAGGATATTCTAATGAATACATTTCTGGAGGAGAAAATGGTCTTATAAGTAATCCAGAATATGCTACATCTATAGGATTAGTAATAAAAGGTCTTGATGATAAAAAAAAATATCTTTGTACAAAAGACATAATACATAAACATGAAGAAAATCATACTTCAGAAGTTATTTCTACAAAATTTTATAAAAAAAATAAATCATCTTATGATGATGATTCTTTAAAAAAGAAAACAAATAAAAAAAAATCAAAATCTTTTCTTGAAATTTGGGCTGATAAATTCCGTCAAATATTGAATGACACAGAATAA
- the ftsZ gene encoding cell division protein FtsZ: MKKEDFIQKKENVQLGFPKNRSAAIKVIGVGGGGSNALSHMFEQGITGVDFIACNTDAQALNNNPVPLKIQLGASITEGLGAGADPEVGEKAALESLEEIKSILDSNTKMTFITAGMGGGTGTGAAPIIAGISKEKGILTVGIVTIPFHFEGKMRLQQAQKGIEALRKNVDSLIVINNDKLRELYGNLGFKAGFAKADEVLTTAAKGIAEVITHHYKQNIDLRDTRTVLKESGTAVMGSAISVGENRAKEAVGQALDSPLLNDNKITGAKNVLLLIVSGRIEITIDEIGIISDYIQAEAGNNANIIMGIGEDESLEESISVTIVATGFPTEIQRAINHEEKKIFHRLEEPYEQKLNKIEEFHSYSKRINPFYTKNYSNNSKKNTYKDNFSLNKKQIIFDQTINSNFFIEKKHKKYILEDNFDLPISSYNKKEKMLKKHIKKENNKSEEINNDF; this comes from the coding sequence ATGAAAAAAGAAGATTTTATACAAAAAAAAGAAAACGTACAATTAGGATTTCCTAAAAATCGTTCAGCTGCAATTAAAGTTATTGGAGTAGGGGGTGGTGGAAGCAATGCTTTAAGTCATATGTTTGAACAAGGAATTACTGGAGTAGATTTTATAGCGTGTAATACAGATGCACAAGCTTTAAACAATAATCCAGTACCTTTAAAAATTCAATTAGGAGCTTCTATTACAGAAGGATTAGGAGCTGGAGCTGATCCTGAAGTAGGAGAAAAGGCTGCTTTAGAAAGTTTAGAGGAAATAAAAAGTATTTTAGACTCTAATACTAAAATGACTTTTATTACAGCAGGTATGGGCGGTGGAACAGGAACAGGTGCTGCTCCAATTATTGCTGGAATTTCTAAAGAAAAAGGAATACTTACTGTAGGTATTGTAACTATTCCATTTCATTTTGAAGGAAAAATGAGATTGCAACAAGCTCAAAAAGGAATAGAAGCATTAAGAAAAAATGTAGATTCTCTTATTGTTATTAATAATGATAAATTAAGAGAACTATATGGTAATCTTGGTTTTAAAGCAGGATTTGCAAAAGCAGATGAAGTTCTAACAACTGCTGCTAAAGGTATTGCAGAAGTAATCACTCATCATTATAAACAAAATATAGATTTAAGAGATACAAGAACAGTTCTTAAAGAAAGTGGAACTGCTGTTATGGGATCAGCTATTTCTGTTGGAGAAAATAGAGCAAAAGAAGCAGTTGGACAAGCATTAGATTCTCCATTATTAAATGATAATAAAATTACAGGAGCAAAAAATGTTCTTTTATTGATTGTTTCAGGAAGAATTGAAATAACTATAGATGAAATAGGAATTATCAGCGATTATATTCAAGCAGAAGCAGGAAATAATGCAAACATTATTATGGGAATAGGAGAAGATGAAAGTTTAGAAGAAAGCATTTCAGTAACTATAGTTGCTACAGGATTTCCTACAGAAATACAACGTGCTATTAATCACGAGGAAAAAAAAATATTTCATAGGTTGGAAGAACCATATGAACAAAAATTAAATAAAATAGAAGAATTTCATTCTTATTCTAAACGAATAAACCCTTTTTATACAAAAAATTATTCAAATAATTCAAAAAAAAATACTTATAAAGATAATTTTTCATTAAATAAAAAACAAATTATTTTTGATCAAACAATTAATTCTAATTTTTTTATAGAAAAAAAACATAAAAAATATATACTAGAAGATAATTTTGATCTTCCTATTTCATCATATAATAAAAAGGAAAAAATGTTAAAAAAACATATTAAAAAAGAAAATAATAAAAGTGAGGAAATTAATAATGATTTTTAA
- the hisS gene encoding histidine--tRNA ligase produces the protein MKYPNIPKGTRDFSSIEMNKRNFLIKIIKNKFRLFGFSPIETPSFENISTLIGKYGDEADYLMFKLLHSGNFFKKKILNLIKKKEVNSIQFLTKNLSNKALRYDLTVPFVRYTAMHKNEIIFPFRRYQIQPVWRADNPQKGRYREFYQCDADILSYSSSLWEEIELILLCDEIFTKLKFPIVIYINHRDILGGLIEISGIENKLWKDFTTSLDKWNKIGRDLVKKEMLCKGISSKSFDEIAFFLDMKESFYKKKEYLTIAFKHSKNGKKGIEDLSFIYNKINNISLQNTKLEWNISLARGLTYYTGTILEIIPNINSSNYNSISIGGGGRYDQLANLFGMKNISGVGISLGLDRIYLSMNKENLLKTISNYPSKVLFINFGDKEVLFAYKMIKFMRKKGISTQLYPNAVKISKQFRYANDNNIPFVISVGENEIKRNKIKVKNIKMRIEKEYNNINDVTNQLIKEFL, from the coding sequence ATGAAGTATCCTAATATCCCTAAAGGGACTAGAGATTTTTCATCTATAGAAATGAATAAAAGAAATTTTTTAATTAAAATTATTAAAAATAAATTTAGACTTTTTGGTTTTTCTCCTATAGAAACCCCTTCTTTTGAAAATATTTCTACTCTAATTGGTAAATATGGTGATGAAGCAGATTATTTAATGTTCAAATTACTTCATTCAGGTAATTTTTTTAAAAAAAAAATTTTAAATTTAATAAAAAAAAAAGAGGTTAATTCCATTCAATTTTTAACTAAAAATTTATCTAATAAAGCACTTAGATATGATTTAACAGTTCCTTTTGTTCGTTATACAGCTATGCATAAAAATGAAATTATTTTTCCTTTTAGGAGATATCAAATACAACCTGTATGGCGTGCAGATAATCCTCAAAAAGGTAGATATAGAGAATTCTATCAATGTGATGCGGATATACTATCATATTCTTCTTCTTTATGGGAAGAAATAGAATTAATTCTACTTTGTGACGAAATTTTTACTAAATTAAAATTTCCTATAGTTATTTATATTAATCATAGGGATATATTAGGAGGATTAATAGAAATTTCTGGAATAGAAAATAAATTATGGAAAGATTTTACTACATCTTTAGATAAATGGAATAAAATAGGAAGAGATTTAGTAAAAAAAGAAATGCTTTGTAAAGGTATTTCTTCTAAATCATTTGATGAAATAGCATTTTTTTTAGATATGAAAGAAAGTTTTTATAAAAAAAAGGAATATTTAACTATAGCTTTTAAACATTCCAAGAATGGAAAAAAAGGAATAGAAGATCTTAGTTTTATTTATAATAAAATAAATAATATTTCTTTACAAAATACAAAATTGGAATGGAACATTTCTTTAGCTAGAGGATTGACCTATTATACAGGTACAATATTAGAAATTATTCCAAATATTAATTCTAGTAATTATAATTCTATTTCTATTGGAGGAGGAGGAAGATATGATCAATTAGCTAATTTATTTGGTATGAAAAATATTTCTGGAGTAGGAATTTCTTTAGGTTTAGATAGAATTTATTTATCTATGAATAAAGAAAATTTATTAAAAACTATTTCTAATTATCCTTCAAAAGTTTTATTTATTAATTTTGGAGATAAAGAAGTTTTATTTGCATATAAAATGATAAAATTTATGAGAAAAAAAGGGATTTCTACTCAATTATATCCTAACGCAGTGAAAATAAGTAAACAATTTAGATATGCTAATGATAACAATATTCCATTTGTTATCAGTGTAGGAGAAAATGAAATAAAAAGAAATAAAATAAAAGTAAAAAATATTAAAATGAGAATAGAAAAAGAATACAATAATATTAATGATGTAACAAATCAATTAATAAAAGAATTTTTGTAA
- the pnuC gene encoding nicotinamide riboside transporter PnuC, whose translation MNDWIDLLYPYYYTNKIHIILEFIAVVFTIFSIFFAQKNNILVYPIGIISTIIYSYLTFVISLYGDFIINIYYTIMSFYGWYIWKKNNKEIPITFCKKKDYLYTFILFSFTCIFCIITYYFNGKLHSNFDWIDVFTTGIYFSGMYQMSIKKVENWIFWIIGNLISVPIYFLKGFLLTGILFFILVLLAIKGFFIWKIKALKFYKNSFIN comes from the coding sequence ATGAATGATTGGATAGATTTATTATATCCTTATTATTATACTAATAAAATTCATATAATTTTAGAATTTATAGCAGTTGTATTTACAATATTTAGTATTTTTTTTGCTCAAAAAAATAATATATTGGTATATCCAATAGGAATAATAAGTACTATTATATATAGTTATTTAACTTTTGTTATTTCTCTATATGGAGATTTTATTATTAATATTTATTACACTATTATGAGCTTTTATGGATGGTATATATGGAAAAAAAATAATAAAGAAATACCTATAACTTTTTGTAAAAAAAAGGATTATTTATACACATTTATTCTTTTTTCATTTACCTGTATTTTCTGTATAATTACATATTATTTTAATGGAAAACTTCATTCTAATTTTGATTGGATAGATGTATTTACAACTGGTATTTATTTTTCTGGAATGTATCAAATGTCCATTAAAAAAGTAGAAAATTGGATATTTTGGATAATTGGTAATTTAATTTCCGTTCCTATTTATTTTTTAAAAGGTTTTTTATTAACAGGAATTTTATTTTTTATTCTTGTTTTATTAGCTATAAAAGGATTTTTTATTTGGAAAATAAAAGCATTAAAATTTTACAAAAATTCTTTTATTAATTGA
- a CDS encoding 4'-phosphopantetheinyl transferase family protein codes for MNKKIIYKNNIDLYIDNHKIHTKIIVCRCKNLLKTIVLEKLDLSDKDKVFFLSLSKKRKIEFLGIRYALKYLGIKKMFYNKKRKPLLFSKNKYISLSHSFEKIAVSISSYHIGIDIEKLRKDKKIVKIKKKFIREDESIFINTNYEEDYLHIIWGIKESLYKLEGGLFYSFLNHYKVSPFCIKKDDCISCWIIKNTYSKKFSAFYKKIGDHYLVYSIDK; via the coding sequence ATGAATAAAAAAATTATATATAAAAATAATATAGATTTATATATTGATAATCATAAAATTCATACCAAGATTATAGTATGTAGATGTAAAAATTTATTAAAAACTATAGTTTTAGAAAAACTAGATCTTTCTGATAAAGATAAAGTGTTTTTTTTATCTTTATCAAAAAAAAGAAAAATAGAATTTTTAGGAATACGTTATGCTTTAAAATATTTAGGTATAAAAAAAATGTTTTATAATAAAAAAAGAAAACCCTTACTTTTTAGTAAAAATAAATATATATCCTTGAGTCATTCATTTGAAAAAATAGCAGTATCTATTAGTTCCTATCATATAGGAATAGATATAGAAAAATTAAGAAAAGATAAAAAAATAGTAAAAATAAAAAAAAAATTTATTAGAGAAGATGAATCAATTTTTATTAATACAAATTATGAAGAGGATTACCTACATATTATATGGGGAATTAAAGAAAGTTTATATAAGTTAGAAGGTGGATTATTTTATAGTTTTTTAAATCATTATAAAGTATCTCCTTTTTGCATTAAAAAAGATGATTGTATATCATGTTGGATAATAAAAAATACTTATAGTAAAAAATTTTCTGCTTTTTATAAAAAAATAGGAGACCATTACTTAGTTTATAGTATAGATAAATAA
- a CDS encoding Mrp/NBP35 family ATP-binding protein, whose product MNTIKNIIGIASGKGGVGKSTIAVNLSVSLVKMGFHVGLLDADIYGPSIPLMFNIENITPCQIQHKNGIMNPITSYGVQILSIGFFSKYGQAIVWRGPMVTKVLRQFIHETNWGKLDFLIVDLPPGTGDIHLSILQEISLKGIVIVSTSQKVALSDVNRTLGMFRIKSIYVPILGIIENMSYFLTEDKTKKKWFLFGKDGVKKLSKEMDILFLGEIPILQIIQKYSDLGIPVILENEEIKNIFIKITKNIINQL is encoded by the coding sequence ATGAATACGATAAAAAATATAATAGGTATAGCTTCTGGAAAAGGTGGAGTAGGAAAATCTACAATAGCAGTTAATTTATCTGTTTCTTTAGTTAAAATGGGCTTTCATGTTGGATTATTAGATGCAGATATTTATGGTCCATCTATACCATTGATGTTTAACATTGAAAATATCACTCCCTGTCAAATACAACATAAAAATGGAATCATGAATCCTATTACTAGTTATGGAGTTCAAATTTTATCTATAGGTTTTTTTTCAAAATATGGACAGGCTATTGTTTGGAGAGGGCCAATGGTTACTAAAGTTTTAAGACAATTTATTCATGAAACTAATTGGGGAAAATTAGATTTTTTAATTGTGGATTTACCTCCAGGAACAGGTGATATTCATTTATCTATTTTACAAGAAATTTCGTTAAAAGGAATTGTTATAGTTAGTACATCTCAAAAAGTAGCTTTATCAGATGTAAATAGAACATTAGGAATGTTTCGTATTAAATCTATTTATGTTCCAATACTTGGAATTATAGAAAATATGTCTTATTTTCTAACAGAAGATAAAACAAAAAAAAAATGGTTTCTTTTTGGAAAAGATGGAGTAAAAAAATTATCCAAAGAAATGGATATTTTATTTCTTGGAGAAATACCAATATTGCAAATAATACAAAAATACTCAGATTTAGGAATACCTGTTATTTTAGAAAATGAGGAAATTAAAAATATTTTTATAAAAATTACGAAAAATATAATAAATCAATTATAA
- a CDS encoding purine-nucleoside phosphorylase, with the protein MSISLEKSKQYIQNKIKEKPDFGILLLGNQFDQLIKEIKNPIYISYEEIPFFYKKKLYGKLVFGKIESKNVVFLIEPFYNKKTNYFPIILCKKIGIEKLILINISGGVNPNYKIGDVMFVKDHINFFPENFNNIKELIENKYFETAPYDQKMLEIAENIAMNHNIIIQKGVYVAFPYPNYKTYAEYAMIRSIGGDCVGMNIVTDVITARCMNIRVFAISIIVMGLSNIKSNTNYINFQGTDKSIPLLILIIKELIKLCS; encoded by the coding sequence ATGTCAATTTCTTTAGAAAAATCCAAACAATACATACAAAATAAAATTAAAGAAAAACCTGATTTTGGAATTTTATTATTAGGTAATCAATTTGATCAACTGATAAAGGAGATTAAAAATCCTATATATATTTCTTATGAAGAAATTCCCTTTTTTTATAAAAAAAAATTATATGGAAAATTAGTTTTCGGAAAAATAGAAAGTAAAAATGTAGTTTTTTTAATAGAACCTTTTTATAATAAAAAAACTAACTATTTTCCTATTATTTTATGTAAAAAAATAGGAATAGAAAAATTAATATTGATTAATATTTCTGGAGGAGTTAATCCTAACTATAAAATAGGAGATGTCATGTTTGTTAAAGACCATATAAATTTTTTTCCAGAAAACTTTAATAATATAAAAGAACTTATAGAAAATAAATATTTTGAGACAGCCCCATATGATCAAAAAATGCTTGAAATAGCAGAAAACATAGCTATGAATCATAATATAATTATACAAAAAGGTGTGTATGTTGCTTTTCCATATCCAAATTATAAAACTTATGCAGAATATGCTATGATACGATCTATAGGTGGTGATTGTGTTGGAATGAATATAGTAACGGATGTTATAACAGCTAGATGTATGAATATACGAGTATTTGCTATTTCTATTATTGTTATGGGATTGTCTAATATTAAATCTAATACAAATTATATAAATTTTCAAGGAACAGATAAATCTATACCACTATTAATCTTAATAATAAAAGAATTAATTAAACTTTGTTCATGA
- the murB gene encoding UDP-N-acetylmuramate dehydrogenase: MLIKKNFSLKKFNTFGINVYARYFIKIKKIEEIKRIFLMYTSIPKLFLGNGSNVLFLKKYYPGLVIKMEIKGIKIIHENDNNIIVQAFAGENWNEFVKWTIKKGFSGLENLSFIPGTVGAAPIQNIGAYGSEIKDTLLKVQVYEVDNRKIREFTCKECQFKYRYSFFKHPIYKKKFVILSVFFLLRKRNHQLNTSYVEIQKELENMNIKKPNIYNLSKAIFNIRNRKLPNPKKIGNAGSFFMNPTVGIFDFKKIKLYDSTITGNYIYNNKVKLSANSLIENIGWKGKKIRNVGVYKKQPIILVNYGKANGMDIYSVSKKINKDIRKKFGIVLSREVNVIQ, from the coding sequence ATGTTAATTAAAAAAAATTTTTCATTAAAAAAATTTAATACATTTGGAATAAATGTTTATGCTCGTTACTTTATAAAAATAAAAAAAATAGAGGAAATTAAAAGAATATTTTTAATGTATACATCCATTCCAAAACTTTTTTTAGGAAATGGAAGCAATGTTCTTTTTTTAAAAAAATATTATCCTGGATTAGTAATTAAAATGGAAATAAAAGGAATAAAAATCATTCATGAAAATGATAATAATATTATTGTACAAGCTTTTGCTGGAGAAAATTGGAATGAATTTGTAAAGTGGACTATAAAAAAGGGATTTAGTGGTTTGGAAAATTTATCATTTATTCCTGGAACTGTTGGAGCTGCGCCGATTCAAAATATAGGAGCATATGGATCAGAAATCAAAGATACTTTACTAAAAGTGCAAGTATATGAAGTAGATAATAGAAAGATAAGAGAATTTACATGTAAAGAATGTCAATTTAAATACCGTTATTCTTTTTTTAAACATCCTATTTACAAAAAAAAATTTGTAATTTTATCTGTTTTTTTTCTTTTAAGAAAAAGAAATCATCAATTGAATACATCCTATGTAGAAATTCAAAAAGAATTAGAAAATATGAATATTAAAAAACCTAATATTTATAATTTAAGTAAAGCTATTTTTAATATTAGAAATAGAAAACTTCCAAATCCAAAAAAAATTGGAAATGCTGGTAGTTTTTTTATGAATCCTACAGTAGGTATTTTTGATTTTAAAAAAATAAAATTATATGATTCTACTATAACAGGAAATTATATTTATAATAATAAAGTAAAACTATCTGCTAATTCATTAATTGAAAACATAGGATGGAAAGGAAAAAAAATTAGAAATGTAGGAGTATATAAAAAACAACCTATAATTCTAGTAAATTATGGAAAAGCAAACGGAATGGATATTTATTCTGTTTCAAAAAAAATAAATAAAGACATAAGAAAAAAATTTGGAATTGTTTTATCAAGAGAAGTAAATGTCATACAATAA
- a CDS encoding YtxH domain-containing protein has product MKKIGSFFSGFIIGTIAGLIMGIMLSTKKEKKIKNILEKKTEKIKNNLQEISKKIGKKMHKIKSDFEENWKKNKIEKIDQVEDELGT; this is encoded by the coding sequence ATGAAAAAAATAGGAAGTTTTTTTAGTGGATTTATTATAGGAACCATAGCTGGTTTAATAATGGGAATAATGTTATCTACAAAGAAAGAAAAAAAAATAAAAAATATATTAGAAAAAAAAACAGAAAAAATAAAAAATAATTTACAGGAAATTAGTAAAAAAATTGGAAAAAAAATGCATAAAATAAAATCAGATTTTGAAGAAAATTGGAAAAAAAATAAAATAGAAAAAATAGATCAAGTAGAAGATGAATTAGGAACTTAA